One Ignavibacteria bacterium DNA segment encodes these proteins:
- a CDS encoding T9SS type A sorting domain-containing protein: MKKTFSIVGLFLVLFTCSIFGQFNYKFSAGSGTFTALSGATQFTWATGATADEGYTNATDIGFTFKYAGTDYTQFQVSTNGFLRFGTGLASATSADALDGVLRQIAAPLWNDLAVGATSDISYLIEGNAPNRTLTVEWKNVKWSKSATSNNSEFQVKLYETSNKIEFVYGNMLGSNGGSASIGLADNTVITKAGSATGKFLSINVGGTAAPRVYHQSMGNTFNNIISAPDPNTVFTFEAVTPAPIPAGTYSIGGSSPDYKSLSDAAMALNVNGIAGPVTFKVRDGIYDDVFHLIDVAGTSDANTITLMNESGTVVLSPMNGSVNSTSGPYTADAIVRLDGTQHATIQGLTLNDNGLANNTLKFEFGVCLGNSQLNGKMVKGGRFNHLRNLKIDMKSTAGAVNHAGSIGIRFYTQWTASTNETDTSMTTSYNTIENCNITGFWRSAIKTFGINGVNPDRGNVITGNTIGNVLIPAPGIGSDIRALEMDCQSNIIIEKNKIQNIEADIMTTNNVYGIWFNPSSSGTNLSGGTITIRNNEISSLYNAGDQVTTGVASAIACNNVANNTEVQVYGNKIYDLVTSGINTGTGNARVEGIYLNMATGTPVTVKIYNNMIYDLRAPYSASTGAPNVRGLALVNTGTNGTFKVYNNTVYLDNSVPPAVTKGTNVGYRSACLYLQSFQTATLDLKNNAFVNTMGTSAVGTGVSASSCFNTTGSEWFVRMTENSDNNLYFADTAKGNCGIAFNNSVAFKSMASYRAIANMGSRESNSFFADPTTSFVSAASPYDLHIRPSSWLVKAQGSPLAQVTTDIDGDKRSTDLTSGPVSVGADEYAATGKPSVTSTGTIADSMTTVFTGVDGKKVGELTWHKGKGTLPDSVALSYNPGSQLTTPAGSSIYKNYSVATFGGVKGWNADLKLYYNPTTELNGITETALKMHQKSSEVWSQLPTSIDTVKHFAQVNIISGADFTMGKEAPVQAPTVAEAREDLNTDLVPDRIGQTFKLTAVVVTNNLSASDTGSVYFLNDKTAGIVLSSTKKFSRELSMGDSLQVTGVISQFNGQTEITPADTVIGDQGSMVVLKANASVPAPVVITVKDLKSEQYEGNLVVVRGLSKMTSSVPWPVSNDTTLTVGTSTDSLSLFIDHDTKLPGTSEPEWPLDIIGVVGQNSQTLSDGYILIPRNTTDVTVPVLSLATAREDLNTDFIPDRKGQTLKAKGIVVSPDFTASAGGNNYYITDGTAGVLLYSAKKLSAALNIGDSILVKGKIDQYKGATEFVPLTTEVGEKGSVTVLKTNARVPAPIEISLKDVNSEKYEGSLVRVKNVSKKSTGTNVWPEAGKYANIMVEADQDSAIVFIDNDTDIDGTKEIRWPANITGVISQYTSSATPNDGYELLPRSTADLDMIDGVQENSRIPATYALNQNYPNPFNPSTTISFDLRTNANVTLKIYSVLGEEVLTLMNGSLMPAGHKILSFNASNLPSGMYIYRLEAKGIDGSNFTGIKKMMLLK; this comes from the coding sequence ATGAAGAAAACTTTTTCAATTGTGGGATTATTCCTGGTACTATTTACATGTAGTATCTTTGGACAGTTTAATTACAAGTTCTCCGCGGGTTCAGGAACGTTTACTGCTCTTTCGGGAGCGACACAGTTCACCTGGGCCACAGGAGCCACAGCCGATGAGGGTTACACTAATGCAACCGATATCGGCTTTACTTTTAAATATGCAGGAACTGACTATACCCAGTTCCAGGTTTCAACCAACGGTTTCCTGAGGTTTGGCACCGGCCTTGCCAGTGCAACCTCGGCAGATGCTCTCGATGGAGTGTTAAGGCAGATTGCCGCTCCTTTGTGGAATGATTTAGCTGTCGGCGCAACATCAGACATCAGCTATCTCATTGAAGGAAACGCTCCAAACCGCACACTTACTGTTGAATGGAAAAATGTAAAGTGGAGCAAATCAGCCACATCAAACAATTCAGAATTCCAGGTGAAGCTTTATGAAACGAGCAATAAAATAGAATTTGTCTACGGCAATATGCTCGGCTCAAACGGAGGCAGCGCCTCAATAGGATTGGCCGATAATACGGTGATTACTAAGGCCGGCTCTGCAACCGGTAAATTCTTAAGCATCAACGTCGGCGGAACTGCAGCTCCAAGAGTATACCACCAGTCAATGGGTAATACCTTTAACAATATAATATCTGCTCCTGATCCAAATACGGTATTTACCTTTGAAGCCGTTACACCAGCTCCAATTCCTGCCGGCACATACAGCATCGGCGGATCAAGTCCTGACTATAAGTCCTTAAGCGATGCAGCCATGGCGCTGAACGTAAATGGCATAGCAGGACCTGTCACATTTAAGGTTCGCGATGGCATTTACGACGACGTATTCCATCTTATTGATGTTGCCGGAACTTCTGATGCCAATACCATCACACTCATGAATGAAAGCGGCACAGTTGTGCTTTCGCCAATGAATGGCAGCGTCAACAGCACTTCAGGTCCTTACACTGCCGATGCTATTGTGCGCCTCGACGGAACCCAGCATGCTACAATCCAGGGCCTTACCTTAAATGACAACGGACTGGCAAATAACACATTAAAGTTCGAGTTTGGTGTTTGCCTTGGCAACTCCCAGTTAAATGGTAAAATGGTTAAGGGGGGAAGATTTAATCATTTAAGAAATCTTAAAATTGATATGAAGTCTACCGCCGGAGCGGTAAACCACGCAGGTTCAATTGGCATCCGTTTCTATACGCAGTGGACCGCAAGCACCAATGAAACAGATACCAGCATGACAACCAGCTATAACACAATAGAAAACTGTAACATTACAGGCTTCTGGCGCTCAGCAATTAAAACATTTGGTATAAACGGTGTAAATCCCGACCGCGGAAACGTTATAACAGGAAACACAATTGGAAACGTTTTAATTCCGGCACCGGGTATAGGCTCCGACATCCGCGCATTGGAAATGGATTGCCAGAGTAATATTATCATAGAGAAAAACAAGATCCAGAATATTGAAGCTGATATAATGACTACAAACAATGTTTATGGAATCTGGTTTAATCCTTCTTCAAGCGGAACCAACTTAAGCGGCGGTACAATAACTATCCGTAACAATGAAATCAGTTCACTTTACAATGCCGGCGATCAGGTAACAACAGGCGTGGCAAGTGCAATTGCCTGCAACAACGTTGCAAATAACACTGAAGTTCAGGTTTATGGAAATAAGATCTATGACCTCGTTACCAGCGGTATCAATACCGGTACGGGTAATGCCAGAGTAGAGGGAATTTATCTGAATATGGCAACCGGAACCCCGGTAACTGTAAAGATATATAACAACATGATCTATGACCTGAGGGCGCCATATTCAGCTTCCACCGGTGCTCCAAACGTAAGAGGATTAGCTCTTGTAAATACAGGCACAAACGGCACATTCAAAGTCTATAATAACACCGTTTATCTCGATAACTCGGTTCCTCCTGCGGTGACAAAAGGAACAAACGTAGGCTATCGTTCAGCATGTCTGTATCTTCAGTCATTCCAGACTGCCACACTTGATCTTAAGAATAACGCGTTTGTAAACACAATGGGTACAAGCGCAGTCGGAACCGGCGTCTCTGCCTCATCCTGCTTCAATACTACCGGTTCGGAATGGTTTGTAAGAATGACAGAAAACAGCGATAACAACTTATACTTTGCTGATACAGCTAAAGGAAATTGCGGAATCGCTTTCAACAACTCAGTAGCATTTAAGTCGATGGCTTCATACCGTGCCATTGCCAACATGGGATCAAGAGAAAGCAATTCATTCTTTGCTGATCCTACAACATCTTTTGTAAGCGCAGCAAGCCCTTATGACCTCCACATCAGACCATCTTCATGGCTCGTGAAGGCACAGGGATCACCGCTTGCACAGGTGACAACAGATATCGACGGTGATAAAAGAAGTACAGATTTAACTTCGGGCCCTGTCTCAGTTGGCGCAGATGAATACGCCGCTACAGGCAAGCCTTCTGTTACATCAACAGGCACAATAGCCGACAGCATGACTACTGTATTTACAGGCGTTGACGGCAAAAAAGTTGGTGAACTGACCTGGCACAAGGGAAAAGGCACTCTTCCTGATTCAGTTGCCCTGTCTTATAATCCGGGAAGCCAGCTGACTACACCAGCAGGAAGTTCAATCTACAAGAACTACTCTGTTGCAACTTTTGGCGGTGTAAAGGGCTGGAACGCTGACCTTAAGCTCTATTATAATCCCACTACAGAGTTAAACGGAATAACTGAAACAGCATTAAAGATGCACCAGAAGTCAAGTGAAGTCTGGAGCCAGCTCCCGACCTCTATTGACACTGTAAAACACTTTGCACAGGTAAACATCATCTCTGGCGCCGACTTTACAATGGGTAAAGAGGCCCCTGTTCAGGCTCCTACAGTTGCAGAGGCAAGAGAAGACCTGAATACAGATTTAGTTCCTGACAGAATAGGCCAGACATTTAAGTTAACAGCTGTTGTAGTTACAAACAACCTCTCGGCCAGTGACACAGGAAGCGTATACTTCTTAAACGACAAGACGGCAGGTATTGTTCTTTCCTCAACAAAGAAGTTCTCCAGGGAACTCTCTATGGGAGACAGCCTTCAGGTTACAGGCGTAATCAGCCAGTTTAACGGCCAGACTGAAATCACCCCTGCTGATACCGTTATTGGCGACCAGGGAAGCATGGTTGTTCTTAAAGCAAATGCTTCTGTCCCTGCTCCGGTGGTCATTACTGTAAAAGACCTTAAGTCTGAACAGTATGAAGGTAATCTTGTTGTTGTAAGAGGCCTTTCAAAAATGACTTCAAGCGTGCCATGGCCGGTTTCAAACGACACAACTTTGACTGTCGGCACTAGTACAGATTCTTTGTCACTCTTTATTGATCACGACACAAAGCTGCCGGGAACAAGTGAACCTGAATGGCCGCTGGATATCATTGGCGTGGTCGGACAGAATTCGCAGACCCTCAGTGACGGTTACATACTTATACCGAGAAATACAACAGACGTAACTGTACCGGTTCTTTCTCTGGCAACGGCAAGAGAAGACTTGAACACCGACTTTATACCCGACAGAAAGGGACAGACACTTAAGGCTAAAGGCATTGTTGTTTCACCCGACTTTACCGCAAGTGCCGGTGGAAATAACTACTATATTACTGACGGAACTGCAGGTGTACTGCTCTATTCAGCCAAGAAACTTTCAGCCGCGCTGAACATTGGCGACAGCATACTTGTAAAAGGCAAGATCGATCAGTATAAGGGTGCAACTGAATTTGTTCCTCTTACAACTGAAGTAGGTGAAAAAGGAAGCGTTACGGTACTCAAGACAAATGCAAGAGTTCCTGCTCCGATTGAAATATCCCTGAAGGATGTCAATTCAGAAAAATATGAAGGAAGCCTTGTAAGAGTTAAAAACGTCAGCAAGAAGTCTACAGGCACTAATGTTTGGCCTGAAGCCGGTAAGTATGCCAATATCATGGTTGAAGCCGATCAGGATTCGGCAATCGTGTTTATCGATAATGATACCGATATAGACGGAACAAAAGAAATCAGGTGGCCTGCTAACATTACGGGTGTCATCAGCCAGTACACTTCTTCTGCTACTCCTAACGACGGCTATGAACTGCTTCCTAGAAGCACGGCTGATCTGGATATGATCGACGGAGTTCAGGAAAATTCCAGGATTCCTGCAACATATGCTCTGAATCAGAATTATCCTAACCCGTTTAACCCTTCAACTACCATCAGCTTTGACCTTAGGACAAATGCAAACGTAACATTGAAGATCTATAGTGTTCTTGGAGAGGAAGTCTTAACACTTATGAATGGCAGCTTAATGCCTGCCGGCCATAAGATACTTTCATTCAATGCGTCTAACCTGCCAAGCGGAATGTATATTTACAGGCTGGAAGCAAAGGGGATTGACGGATCCAACTTTACGGGCATTAAGAAAATGATGCTCCTCAAGTAA
- a CDS encoding sugar porter family MFS transporter, with amino-acid sequence MKERKTVFFAAAAASLGGFLFGFDTAVISGAEKAIQQLFQLDSFWHGFTIAIALIGTVIGALSAGKPADLYGRKASLIVIALFFCISAVGSGLANSWEMFLVFRFIGGLGIGASSVVGPMYISEISPSHLRGRLVAFFQLNIVIGILVSFFSNYLFSALGEGSWRWMLGVAFFPGIIFLSLIFFIPNSPRWLVKRGRISEARDILKKIGEKNAEGEIKEITESLRSEAGAKKEKLLSSEYKKPVAYAMLLAIFNQFSGINAILYFSPRIFEMAGFQQGTAMLQSVSIGLTNFLFTIIAMTIIDRFGRRTLLIVGSLGMIVSLGMVSFTFFTKNFGSYNMLVYLISFIAFFAFSQGAVIWVFISEIFPNKVRAKGQTLGSSTHWIVATIISWTFPFVAENPAIGGGPSFLFFALMMLLQLLFVLKYLPETKGKSLEQIERDLQAVPLEAEELN; translated from the coding sequence ATGAAAGAAAGAAAAACCGTATTCTTTGCCGCCGCCGCCGCTTCACTGGGCGGATTCCTTTTCGGCTTCGATACGGCCGTTATATCGGGAGCTGAAAAAGCCATTCAGCAGCTTTTCCAGCTGGACAGCTTCTGGCACGGGTTTACCATTGCAATAGCCCTTATAGGCACTGTAATCGGCGCACTCTCGGCCGGCAAACCTGCCGACCTGTACGGCAGAAAGGCCTCACTTATAGTAATTGCCCTCTTCTTCTGCATCTCTGCAGTAGGGAGCGGACTTGCAAACAGCTGGGAGATGTTCCTTGTATTCAGGTTTATAGGAGGACTCGGCATAGGGGCTTCTTCCGTTGTGGGGCCAATGTACATTTCTGAAATATCCCCCTCGCACTTAAGAGGCCGCCTGGTGGCGTTTTTCCAGCTTAATATCGTTATCGGCATACTGGTCTCATTCTTTTCAAACTATCTTTTTTCAGCCCTTGGCGAAGGCTCATGGCGCTGGATGCTTGGCGTGGCGTTCTTCCCGGGAATAATCTTCCTTTCACTCATATTCTTTATACCCAACAGCCCCAGGTGGCTCGTTAAGCGCGGCCGCATTTCAGAGGCAAGGGATATACTTAAGAAAATAGGGGAGAAGAATGCCGAGGGTGAAATTAAAGAAATTACAGAATCCTTAAGAAGTGAAGCCGGGGCAAAGAAGGAAAAACTCCTATCGTCTGAATATAAAAAACCTGTTGCATATGCCATGCTGCTTGCAATATTCAACCAGTTCTCGGGCATAAATGCAATTTTATATTTCTCCCCCCGCATTTTTGAAATGGCGGGCTTCCAGCAGGGAACGGCAATGCTGCAGAGCGTGAGCATTGGACTTACAAATTTCCTTTTTACAATTATCGCCATGACGATAATTGACCGCTTCGGAAGGCGCACACTTCTTATTGTGGGCTCGCTTGGAATGATAGTTTCACTTGGAATGGTGTCTTTTACATTCTTTACAAAAAATTTCGGCAGCTACAACATGCTCGTTTATCTCATAAGCTTTATTGCGTTCTTTGCCTTTTCGCAGGGAGCGGTAATATGGGTGTTTATTTCTGAGATATTCCCGAATAAGGTAAGAGCCAAAGGCCAGACGCTGGGAAGCTCTACGCACTGGATAGTAGCTACAATAATTTCATGGACGTTCCCCTTTGTTGCTGAAAACCCCGCAATTGGCGGAGGCCCGTCGTTCCTCTTCTTTGCCTTAATGATGCTCCTGCAGTTATTGTTTGTCCTTAAGTACCTGCCCGAGACCAAAGGCAAATCCTTAGAGCAGATAGAGCGCGACCTCCAGGCGGTGCCTTTGGAGGCTGAAGAGCTGAACTAA
- a CDS encoding DNRLRE domain-containing protein, whose product MKKIILHKIALTGLFLMAFLTGLNAQTPGEKSFIIMGDTHFDWWEDHDSTWLAAQGDDYRQVTQEYVPNTRNNHDDFISEILAMSQKPELNVQGVIQLGDLMEGLAGRADLALNMARHATGGLRAPEFSVPWLITRGNHDQTGPGQAEAYMQVVPPFITNEIGKSVTSKFYTYTTGDVKIISIDCYDTGNLIPFLEQELTNTTAKFKIVATHMPIVPVSGRLWNIFEKDSLKRDELMNLIAKNNAIVLAGHLHKYSVLRRQTPYGPFIQIAVNSVISNRNKNTPSAYTTTYGSNLVDMEPGFDPSGAYSRKRYLDFEAGFVSDFRMADMPGYAVLLLNSTTGMIKLQAYCGLGQKMSEEVLLTSYDLNVNKTGSGTVTKTPEAPNYLAGSTVTLKAEGDLGWKFEGWTGGLSGNQNPVSILMDGNKTVTALFTEIQGQFELRTEALGNGTLEVTPAGPYYAAGTTVTVKAHPKTGYKLESWTEGATGKDTVITLTMNSHIKLTALFSKINTYKLKTGKAEHGTITVTPQGSEFYEFTNVKVSAVPETGWELLEWTGALNGKSLNETLYMNGNKEVKAIFKKTDGSVQTIKPAEDGYVRGGMMYADKLFGADTCLRVLEGTSDTYRCRSFIKFPMKDIKGNILSATLKLKVRPKSLTSGTQARADLYEASGDAWHESDLRWKASPIIGLTSLDSCTVIDSETVTGSWDVTALAIQEQKNDSTLSIALKDKSGSNVSVDFYSRETINSPELLIVTDNTSAVSESGGERPRNFALRQNYPNPFNPSSKITFSVPVAGHVKLKVFNILGNEVAVLVNGYKAAGSYTVEFNGAGLPSGVYFYRMEAGRFTDTRKLILAK is encoded by the coding sequence ATGAAGAAAATTATACTACATAAAATTGCTTTGACGGGCCTTTTTTTGATGGCTTTCCTGACCGGCCTCAATGCACAAACTCCCGGCGAAAAAAGCTTTATTATAATGGGCGACACCCACTTCGACTGGTGGGAAGACCACGATTCCACGTGGCTTGCGGCACAGGGCGACGACTACCGCCAGGTTACCCAGGAATACGTTCCTAATACAAGAAATAACCACGACGATTTCATCTCGGAAATCCTTGCAATGTCGCAGAAGCCTGAGCTGAACGTCCAGGGCGTTATTCAGCTGGGCGACCTGATGGAAGGCCTGGCAGGAAGAGCCGACCTGGCGCTTAATATGGCACGCCACGCAACCGGAGGCCTCAGGGCACCGGAATTCTCGGTGCCGTGGCTTATTACAAGGGGCAACCACGACCAGACCGGCCCCGGGCAGGCTGAGGCCTACATGCAGGTTGTGCCCCCATTTATTACAAACGAGATTGGTAAATCTGTTACAAGTAAATTTTACACCTATACCACGGGCGACGTTAAGATAATAAGCATTGACTGCTACGACACGGGAAACCTGATCCCGTTCCTTGAGCAGGAACTGACCAACACAACTGCAAAATTTAAGATTGTTGCAACGCACATGCCCATTGTTCCTGTCTCGGGCAGGCTGTGGAACATTTTTGAGAAGGATTCACTTAAGCGCGACGAGCTAATGAACCTGATCGCAAAAAACAACGCCATAGTACTTGCGGGCCACCTGCATAAGTATTCCGTCCTGAGGCGCCAGACGCCCTATGGGCCTTTCATACAGATAGCGGTCAACAGCGTTATAAGCAACAGAAATAAAAATACACCGTCGGCCTATACCACCACATACGGATCTAACCTTGTTGACATGGAACCGGGCTTTGACCCCTCGGGCGCGTACTCAAGAAAAAGATACCTGGATTTTGAAGCCGGGTTTGTCTCCGATTTCCGCATGGCCGATATGCCCGGCTACGCAGTCCTTTTACTCAACAGCACAACCGGAATGATAAAGCTTCAGGCTTACTGCGGACTTGGACAGAAAATGTCGGAAGAGGTTCTGCTTACTTCATACGACCTGAACGTAAATAAAACGGGCAGCGGAACTGTAACTAAAACTCCCGAGGCCCCCAACTACCTCGCGGGCTCAACGGTTACACTTAAAGCCGAAGGAGACCTGGGCTGGAAATTCGAAGGCTGGACGGGCGGCCTCTCCGGAAACCAGAACCCTGTTTCCATTCTGATGGACGGAAATAAAACCGTTACGGCATTATTTACAGAAATTCAGGGGCAGTTTGAACTGAGAACTGAAGCCCTTGGAAACGGTACGCTTGAAGTTACACCCGCGGGACCCTACTACGCTGCCGGAACAACCGTTACCGTTAAGGCTCACCCCAAAACGGGCTACAAGCTTGAAAGCTGGACCGAAGGCGCCACGGGAAAAGACACAGTAATTACACTTACCATGAATTCTCACATAAAACTTACAGCCCTCTTCAGTAAAATTAATACCTATAAACTGAAAACGGGAAAAGCTGAACACGGAACAATTACCGTGACCCCGCAGGGAAGTGAATTTTATGAGTTTACGAACGTTAAAGTTAGCGCGGTGCCCGAGACAGGCTGGGAACTGCTTGAATGGACGGGCGCTCTGAACGGAAAATCCTTAAACGAAACATTGTATATGAACGGCAATAAGGAAGTAAAGGCAATTTTTAAGAAAACCGACGGCTCAGTTCAAACCATAAAACCTGCAGAAGACGGCTACGTCAGAGGCGGAATGATGTATGCCGACAAACTCTTCGGCGCTGATACGTGTCTGCGCGTCCTGGAAGGAACCTCAGACACATACAGATGCAGGTCCTTCATCAAATTTCCTATGAAGGATATTAAAGGCAACATACTGTCCGCCACGCTGAAACTGAAGGTGAGGCCTAAAAGCCTCACCTCAGGCACTCAGGCAAGGGCAGACCTTTATGAGGCCTCCGGCGACGCCTGGCATGAGTCTGACCTCAGGTGGAAGGCTTCACCAATAATAGGCCTGACTTCCCTCGACTCCTGCACCGTAATAGACAGCGAAACCGTTACAGGCTCGTGGGACGTAACAGCCCTTGCAATCCAGGAGCAGAAGAACGATTCAACGCTCAGCATCGCACTGAAGGATAAGTCGGGATCCAATGTAAGCGTGGACTTTTATTCGAGGGAAACCATAAATTCACCGGAGCTCTTAATAGTTACAGACAACACAAGCGCTGTTTCTGAATCCGGAGGCGAAAGGCCCCGTAACTTTGCGCTCAGGCAGAACTATCCTAATCCCTTCAACCCGTCGTCTAAAATTACTTTTTCCGTCCCCGTGGCAGGGCACGTAAAGTTAAAAGTGTTTAATATCCTCGGCAATGAAGTTGCTGTGCTTGTAAATGGTTACAAGGCCGCGGGCAGCTATACAGTTGAATTTAACGGGGCGGGACTTCCTAGCGGCGTTTATTTCTACAGGATGGAAGCAGGCAGGTTTACAGATACCAGGAAACTCATCCTTGCAAAATAA
- a CDS encoding DNRLRE domain-containing protein yields MKKKLLDFIPKKLSCKLLLLTIMLLSIAEVNAQTTKWKWICYGDTRTNDDAHRSVLQAIMKNTPDYKFMINVGDVVEDGRSTTLWDTWQKSCNEILGGTGQDQFPPKYMAVSGNHDELMSTGLANWNKYLPGQAKMGNDGKYFYFDYENARFVLMNTEDSYTGPQKQVLLDAIENNPKPWLFVIWHKPIFNFGAKVYEDVIHKEWGVPLYKYGCDVIFNGHAHIYVRTKKMNMNGQMNPPVDPENGVTTVVTGNSGAPLMSVDENKDGNAYLVDYSFDQAQSGYYGYTELEMDGNTMYLKHIRASDSRVMDQTTFKANFKISNLYASLKRFKINQTIVGQGTVYETPDDTVHFKDSLVTLTAKGALGWKFDSWSGDVTGTQNPTVIKVDTTKYITAKFVPVEGKFELRAETEGKGEIILDPPGPYYDAGTVVKVKAVPGDSLTKLDKWEDASLGHALEFTVTMNAHKSLKAYFRNLIEFNPRLRGTLHGSVNSDAADDEVLEGTVLTINAVPEDGYEFLEWTGDKSGSKNPDTLLINCAKDARAVFKKSGGTVLKLKPAEDSYVRGGLIYSGKNFNADTLLRVYEGTSDSYRCRSFLKFNIKGIKGNILSAILKIKVKPNGLPNGAPVMANAFYMSNDTWAEVALKWTGTAQTGTELDSYSIINQTNMTYSWDVTGMVKQEAAADSLITFMIKDNESTNRIIDFYSRETSGSPELLIITDETSGVQENGKKIPLEYGLQQNYPNPFNPATEIKYSLAKPGNVKLKVYDIRGREIAVLFEGYRPAGFYSQTWTAKDKTGRALSSGVYICSIESAGFSKSIKMMLLQ; encoded by the coding sequence ATGAAGAAAAAGCTGTTGGATTTTATCCCTAAAAAGTTAAGCTGCAAATTACTGCTCTTAACAATAATGCTGCTTTCTATTGCTGAAGTTAATGCACAGACAACAAAGTGGAAATGGATCTGCTACGGCGATACACGCACCAACGACGATGCCCACCGCTCAGTGCTTCAGGCAATAATGAAAAATACTCCCGACTATAAATTCATGATTAACGTTGGCGACGTGGTTGAAGACGGACGCTCAACTACCCTCTGGGATACGTGGCAGAAATCCTGCAATGAAATTCTGGGCGGCACAGGGCAGGACCAGTTTCCCCCAAAATACATGGCTGTCTCTGGAAACCACGACGAACTGATGTCTACAGGCCTTGCCAACTGGAACAAGTACCTCCCCGGCCAGGCCAAAATGGGCAATGACGGAAAATATTTCTATTTCGATTATGAGAATGCCAGGTTCGTCCTGATGAATACGGAGGACTCATACACCGGCCCGCAGAAACAGGTGCTTCTGGATGCAATTGAGAACAACCCCAAACCGTGGCTTTTTGTAATATGGCATAAACCGATATTTAATTTCGGCGCAAAGGTCTACGAGGACGTAATACACAAGGAATGGGGAGTGCCTTTGTACAAGTACGGATGCGACGTGATCTTTAACGGCCACGCCCATATATACGTCAGAACCAAGAAAATGAATATGAACGGGCAGATGAACCCCCCGGTTGACCCCGAAAACGGCGTGACAACCGTCGTTACAGGTAACAGCGGCGCCCCTTTGATGAGCGTTGACGAGAATAAGGACGGAAACGCCTACCTGGTAGACTATTCTTTCGATCAGGCACAATCGGGCTACTACGGCTATACAGAGCTCGAAATGGACGGCAATACAATGTACCTTAAACACATACGCGCAAGCGACAGCAGGGTGATGGACCAGACAACTTTTAAGGCAAACTTCAAGATCTCTAACCTCTATGCCAGCCTTAAACGCTTTAAGATAAATCAGACTATTGTTGGACAGGGAACGGTTTATGAAACCCCCGACGATACGGTGCACTTTAAGGACAGCCTGGTTACCCTTACGGCCAAAGGAGCCCTGGGATGGAAGTTCGACAGCTGGTCAGGAGACGTGACCGGTACCCAAAATCCCACAGTAATTAAAGTCGATACCACAAAATACATAACCGCAAAGTTCGTCCCGGTTGAGGGAAAGTTCGAGTTGAGGGCTGAAACGGAAGGAAAAGGTGAGATCATACTCGACCCCCCGGGACCATATTACGACGCGGGTACAGTGGTAAAGGTTAAAGCCGTGCCCGGTGACTCACTGACTAAACTGGACAAATGGGAAGACGCTTCTTTAGGGCACGCACTGGAATTTACCGTTACAATGAATGCCCACAAAAGCTTAAAGGCATATTTCAGAAATTTAATTGAGTTCAACCCCCGCCTGAGGGGAACACTCCACGGATCCGTAAACTCAGACGCCGCGGACGATGAGGTCCTGGAAGGAACGGTGCTTACTATCAATGCGGTGCCGGAAGATGGATATGAGTTCCTTGAATGGACGGGCGACAAATCGGGCAGCAAAAACCCCGATACACTCCTTATAAATTGTGCAAAGGACGCAAGAGCGGTTTTTAAGAAGTCGGGCGGAACGGTGCTTAAACTAAAGCCGGCTGAGGACAGTTACGTAAGAGGCGGCCTCATCTATTCCGGTAAGAATTTTAACGCCGATACACTCCTTAGAGTTTATGAGGGAACTTCCGACAGCTACAGGTGCCGCTCATTTCTGAAATTTAACATTAAGGGAATTAAGGGGAATATACTCTCGGCAATCCTGAAGATCAAAGTAAAACCCAACGGACTCCCGAACGGCGCACCCGTTATGGCAAACGCTTTCTATATGTCAAACGACACCTGGGCCGAAGTCGCACTGAAATGGACGGGCACCGCGCAGACCGGAACGGAACTGGACTCATATTCAATTATTAACCAGACCAATATGACCTATTCATGGGACGTTACCGGTATGGTTAAACAGGAAGCCGCAGCCGACTCTCTTATAACATTTATGATCAAAGATAACGAGTCCACAAACCGCATAATTGATTTTTACAGCAGGGAGACCTCAGGCTCGCCTGAACTGCTGATTATAACGGACGAAACTTCAGGCGTTCAGGAAAACGGCAAAAAAATCCCCCTGGAATACGGCCTGCAGCAGAATTACCCCAACCCCTTCAACCCGGCAACTGAAATTAAATACAGCCTTGCAAAGCCGGGTAACGTTAAACTTAAGGTTTACGACATCAGGGGCAGGGAAATAGCTGTGCTGTTTGAAGGCTACCGCCCGGCAGGCTTCTACAGCCAGACGTGGACGGCTAAGGATAAAACAGGCCGCGCACTTTCAAGCGGCGTTTATATCTGCTCAATTGAAAGCGCCGGGTTTTCAAAATCCATAAAGATGATGCTCCTGCAGTAA